The Arabidopsis thaliana chromosome 5, partial sequence genomic interval ATGCCCTGAGGTGGTTTCATCATGAAATGAGCTCCACCACCCAATGCACTACTAGTAATAGTATGATGCTCATCGTTTGGATTTCTTCCGGAAGATTCCATATCGGGATGGTAGCCCAACAAAGATTCTGTACCAGAAGGAGAAGGTAACATGTTTCTACTTCCCGAAGCATCATCTCCTTTCGCACCATTTCTTCcatccttctttttctctagcTGAAACGTGCCAAGAACCACCTGTACGGGAAACCAAAGCCAAGAGCAGAGAGACTATCCCTATCAAACTTGGCAAATAATCAAGGAATTCCATTTTCTAGATTTAGGTGAGTTTGTGCACACATGTAAATTAAACTATAAGACAAGAGGAAAGATACCTGGACTGGACCAGCAGCCTTTAGGAGTCCCCCAACTCCTCCACCAAAGATCTGACCATCTGAATTAGATAAACAAACGCTAAGGCCACCAGTTTTACCCCCGTGCTCGCACCGAATATAGATCCACTCAGTAAGATAATTTCATACTGACCCTGAATAAAAGTTCGTAATTCTGAAGCAAGTTGATGATCGTATGCAATTATCAAGCATGTATGTCAGAAGTCAATAAAATTCTTTAGCTGTAACCGAAGTTTAATTGTAACAAACAGTTCCCAAAAGAAACCAATTTCTTTAACAGAGAATCAATTCAAGAAAGCCATTTTTTACAAAGTCAGTTCAAGAACTAGTTTAGAGGGACTAGATAGTAACAAGAGAATCTCATAAGATACACTGGTTCCTGATGCAAGGTGAGACAAGGATGCATTAGAGATGGAGCCAGATGCAGAAAGAACACATAACTGATGCTTGCTTTGCTGAGTGAAAAGAACAATCTTCTCCGCCACATCCTATCAAATTAATCCGCAAAACACAtaagaagacaacaaaatcaaatgcaTTATGAATACATTCACAGTTTTAACCAAATCATAATCTCAAAAGAAGGCCTTTAGAATagtatgaaagaaaaatactcaCCTCACCAGGAGTTATATTAACAATGTGTGGAGTAAAACATTGCCCAGTTTTccttggaaaaaaaaaatgtttatgtgAAGCTCACAAAATGACAACAGCAAGACGAGTACAATGTTGATCAGTTGATCTTATAACCTAATTGAATCTTTAACATGAACTCAGCTGCCACaagttttacaaaacaaatcaatcagCACTAGAAACAAGAATCTACGCATTCTTCAATGTGttcaaaacaaagtttctACTCCAATACATTACGCATTTGTAAGCACAGATAATGTCTATAGAAACTCAAATACTATGAAAGTTACATAGAAAGACCAAAGATTGAAACTTAACACAATTCACATAGAACTCAAACAGCAAGAAAGAGTACAATGGTGATCAAATGAGCTTTAACATGAACTCAGCTGCCACAAGTTttaacaaaccaaatcaatcagCAAAATGAAGCAACACTAGACACACGAATCTACGCATTCTTCAATGTGTTTAAAACAAACTTTCTACTCAAATTACACATTTATAAACACATATGAGTGTCTCTAGAAACTCAAATACTATGAAAGTTACATAGAAAGatcaaagattgaaactttaataCAATTCACATAGAACTCAAACAATTTACGATTCACATAGTTTATTAATTGAATCTAGAACATGAATTCATTAAACTATTGGTACTACTGCCACaagttttaaacaaaacaaagaccaTAAATCAGCAAAATGAAGCAATACTAGAAACATTCTTCAATGTGttcaaaacaaagtttctGCTCCAATAGATTACACATTTGTAAGCACAAAGAGTGTCTATAGAAACTCAAATACTATGAAAGTTACATCAAAAGATCAAAGAttgaaattcattttttttttctgatctctttttgtttctcgatTTATTTTAAGGATTTGGAAATAAATTTAGTGTTATGATTTGAGCAATGTTCACGAAAGCGCGACGCTGAATCGGATCGTAGGCGATTTTAGGCGGTTAAGCCGTTTATAATAcattggagccattcttcccatctactcgaccccctgcTCGAGTAACAGCATCTAAGCCACTCGATGACTCCACTCGACCCgctggtcgagtatcactaTGCCACGCCACCTGACCACCACTCGgccattcactctaccacgtTACTCGACCCCTTGACCGAGTATATCCTTCACcaatcatcaccatcactcgatcaagCACTAGACCACATCTTCAGAGTTGACTCAAATCCGCACttaaccagacaagctgagaacaaggaagagaagtggagaagaagaagtgtatGGAAACGGCCTGGAGCTCCATCAGATCAAAAAGCCCATCTCGGTccattatcactctatgggCCGAGCGATTAGGTTACTAgcccgtctactatcattttattttgttttgtataaataggtGTCCGAGGGTTTTGTCCTGGTacatctagtcgacattgagtttttgcttcagttttattttctgttttactctggctgcgccgcttttgcttctgcaacctgtaattcgagatttttccaagttattcagatttcgcatttgatttcatctatcatcttgtttctctactctttatctctttacttatgcaatatcATCATTTatctgcgtttatgtctttgagcatgttgtctgagtagtgacatAAAGTTCTtaaggatgggatagaatagTTGTGGAATCCttagtctgtagaatggttaagttttagaattgattgaatcccttcacgactagttgtgtttactgcttatttctttctaatcaACTGAAATTCCATCTaaagcattcccgcacccagaaggtgtttgatggaatgcttgatccactagttcaTGAGATATTCGTCTttatcccaagggattggccgtatagagcgtttattgactttatcagtctgttcttattgcctgcatagttagattccgttaatgggaattagtttgggctagctttgcttgaggatttctatcacgggattgaattgatttgttgttgaacatgttgtctagggatagcttgattgcgcttgttaactgatataacccgattttcactgattttatctatgttttaggtataggattttgagtctttatgttatttctcgacaccagtttcggcccagcaaaAGTCCTAGACGCTTTCGagtttacagaagaggaaatttaccccagaagacttccctatttgcattattagtccctggacgtttttagggtctatatatattgtttctaGCCCTAGTTTTCATTATCAAGTCTTTCATCCAGTTTTCATTATcaagttttctacaaaaccCTGTTactgagagacataagctaatCATCGATTGTTTTCAGAGTTTCATTCAGATCattaatacagtgaagagatcccttctttccccttctctatttactatgtttatgctttcacactcaaatatgttgtttgcttcatccaatatgtctgagtaatctgcttgttaggaatagggtttctcattagggattcatatggtttagtagattgttccctttgctaggttatctatagaattcttcatctttaattatgtttaatgcTAGATTTAGaataattaactagatcttgaatccagacaatagatatgcccgccataggtatctgtagttggatctattatttgatgagtctggtttataggtgtataataagaatcggcctatctactaagatgaacaattgaactcgttaagaatgcatatttaggttgatagtttctcggcttctccggttattatAAGCTATAGACATAGGGAGTTCTGCGGCACGCCCACCgattattccataattagagtttgagtttaagaatggttcgataacaacctagctttcgTTAGATCCACTAACCTACCTTTCGTTAGATCTTTTCCTAATCGTTTACAACCCAATCATCCTGTTGTTTTCTTGGTTAGTTTACTTACTATTTCACTTATACCCTACTAGCTTTATCTTGACATTtaactcattgtttgaacaaaagaactccgtgaatttgatcttaaaatactgcaattgatctcttatttgagagagtagttttaggtaatttgaaccatatcaaatttCCCCCCGTTGCCGAAGTTCTTGGGAATCatcattgagttttgtttagagatttcgtatagtttttacttctattttgttacttacgcgtttcttgttttcttcttttccgtGTTTCAGGTGTATGCCTAGGCAAACAAGGAGCACAAAAAAGAAGGAGCTTAGCAACTTATCTGTTCTGGACTTGGGAAAACTTGAATGCACCAACcgaaaaactcagaaattagCAATTGTTGACAGAGTCATCAGAGCTGATATAGAACgagttttgagagatgaggatgggcaagcctacaatgaggctggtcagagattggatgatcatggactCATCATACCTGAGGACGCCAATGAGGATCAAGCGCGCCACAATGCACAATTAGCTGCTAGAGATGCAGCAGGGCtcggtgtcgatcgacaccttcGGGAGCAGAACGCGGATGCAATCGGTATTGAATGACACAAcagaggtgtcgatcgacaccaacacCAGATTCCTGCAGCTATTCCTCCAGCAGCGGAACCACGTCGTACTCTTGGGGATTTCAACAGGCCAGACCTGTTCTATGCTAATCGATCAGCAATTGTACCCCCACCATTCCAGAGGAACGACTATGAGCTGAAGCCTggctactttgctttagttggcCAACATCCTTTCCATGGCTTATCTCATGAGCAGCCAATGGATCATATCGAGCGATTTGAGGACCTTGTTCTAAGTATCAAGGCTAATGGAGTCTTAGAGGACTACCTACTGTGCAAGCTCTTCCATTATTCACTTACTGGGGAAGCAGCTTCTTGGCTGAAACAACTTAAAGTAGGTTCCctcaagacttggagaagcatcaatATAGCCTTCTTGAACAATTTCTACGATGGTGCTAAGTATGAGGAGTTGAGAAACAAGCTGTCTACCTTCACACAAGGTCCAACTGAAGCTTTCAAGGCTGCTTAGGTTCGTTTCAAGGAGTACCAACGAGATTGCCCACATCATGGTTTCAGTGAGGTACAACTTTTAGGTACCTTGTTCAAAGGAGTTGATTGGAGATACCAGATACCTCTAGATGCAGCGagcaatggtaacttcaaCACACGTTATCCAGCTGATGCTACAGCCCTGATTGAGAACCTCGCTTGTAGCAACAGTACCAAGAATGCtgattttgagagaaaaaagattgcTGGAGCTATTTCAGGAAATCAGATGGCAGAGGTGAATGCTAAGCTGGATTCAGTTCATAACTTGCTCATAGGGAAGAAGCATGTCCACTTTGTAGCTGAAGAAGAGACTATTGAGCCTGAGCCTGAGTCAGAGGAAGGAGTCTTCTACACAGGTGGTCAGGGATATAGAAATTTTGGGCAGCCACATGGCAACTTCAGTGGCAACAGGTTTACAGGGAACCAGGGTTCCTCCAACTACACTCCAAAGCAGCTTTCAGAGGACCTTTCCTCAAAGCAGCTTTCAAAGGACCTATGGTAATTCAGCTGACCAAGCCCCCCTCCACCCTCGGCAGAGAGAAGAATTGAATCGATGCTTGCGCAAATTGTGGAAagccaaacaaagcttgttGTGGAGTTTAATAGCAAGTTTGATGATGTCTACACAgatcttaatgggaagatcgacaatctgagctctcacttgaagaagctagatgtACAGGTAGCTCAAACTACACAATCGATCAAGAGACAAAAGGGTTTTCTTCCTGGCAATCCTGATGCTAACCCAAGGAAGAGCTGCAATGCCATCTTGatcagagaaggagatgatgtgtGGGAGGAATTGGACACTGAAGACGAGTTGGAGATCGTAGTTTCAGAGATGGTGTCGACAGACACCCTCatgtgtcgatcgacaccatatGGGACGCTCTTCTCTTAGACGACTCAATACGACGGTGTCAATCGATACCCctatggtgtcgatcgacactggatCCGGACTGCACCCTGTGAGGTGCAAATACCTATGCAGCCCGAGTCTGTCTACACTCCTCCTGTCCCGTATCCGAGGAGGCATCGTTCCAAGCAGGAGATTCATGCTGCTAAGTGTACAACCATAATGGAGAAGATACTCCATACTCTTCCTAAGGATGCTTCTGAgacatcttctccttcactcAACAGGTATGTCAAGCGACTTGTTGACAATGGAATTAGCTCATATGAAGCTAAGCTGCTTACCAGAGATATCAGTGCAATCATGTTGCCTAAGgccaagaaggagaaggcacAAAGAGTAGACATAGCATAATACATCCTCATTATTACTCCTGGTCAGACAACTGAGAAGCTTCCAGATCCAAGtagctttgttcttgattgctctATCTCCACAAGCAGATTATGCCGCTCTTTGTGTGATATGGGATCAAGCATCAACCTCATGCCTAAGTCTGTTGCTGAGAGACTAGGCATGACTCACTACAGGCCTACTCGCATCACTCTTCTCTTCGCTGATCGTTCCAAGCGAATCCCTGAAGGAATCCATGAAGATGTTCATGTTAAGGTTGGTAACTCCATAATCCCTGTTGATTTCATAGTCCTGGACTATGAGAAGGAACCCAAGGATCCTCTTATCCTTGGAAGAGCATTCCTAGCTACAATTGGAACTAGGTTTGatgtgaagagagagagaatctcTCTCAAGGTTTGTAATTTGGAGATGGAGTTCGGCATGGATGGTTCAGAGCTTACTAAGCCTATCAGTTGAATTGCTTCCAGCATAGACACACCTCCTCAGACTGATCAGAATCCCACCATAGAGCCACACAAAACGCTCCAACCCGCTCAACTCGCCAATGAGAGTTGTAAAGCaacagtgtcgatcgacaccactaCCCCTGTCGATCAACACCCTCGGGTTTCACAGACAGAGGATTCTGCATATACTCTTCAGCCCACATCATTCGAAGACCTATgtgataagttctcttctATCTCCTCTCCTGCTTTACCTTTGAttaattctttagattattcGAAGAATGCTTCACAAGATAAGAAGCCTAGAGTCCCTCGAAAGCTTGTTTCTCCTGTTGTTCTTGCAGGTAGCGAGAcgagtgtcgatcgacacatCCCTGATTATCGATCGACGCCCGCAGCTGCCCCAACCTGATCCGTTTACACACCGCCTTGGAAGGCGAGGAGGCAGCAGCAATCCTCCACCACTCCACCCACATCTTGAACTCCgccaagtcaagctattgactcaaaacgagcgcttagtgggaggcaacccactggtttgatttttcttttccctttgttttattttcttttattttttatttaatttccacgatttctctggatttgaatgccactgggGACAGTGTCGTTTAAGTCTGAGGGAGGTTCATACTAATAttgcttttaattttgtttcttatcatttttcgTTTTGCAGTTCATTtggttatttcttttatatcattctaaaaaaaaaaaatg includes:
- a CDS encoding DNA-binding family protein (DNA-binding family protein; CONTAINS InterPro DOMAIN/s: Protein of unknown function DUF296 (InterPro:IPR005175); BEST Arabidopsis thaliana protein match is: AT hook motif DNA-binding family protein (TAIR:AT3G04590.2); Has 713 Blast hits to 708 proteins in 24 species: Archae - 0; Bacteria - 0; Metazoa - 0; Fungi - 2; Plants - 711; Viruses - 0; Other Eukaryotes - 0 (source: NCBI BLink).), with protein sequence MAPMYYKRLNRLKSPTIRFSVALSKTGQCFTPHIVNITPGEDVAEKIVLFTQQSKHQLCVLSASGSISNASLSHLASGTSHGGKTGGLSVCLSNSDGQIFGGGVGGLLKAAGPVQVVLGTFQLEKKKDGRNGAKGDDASGSRNMLPSPSGTESLLGYHPDMESSGRNPNDEHHTITSSALGGGAHFMMKPPQGMHMTHARPSEWGGTGYDLSGKSS